A portion of the Streptomyces sp. YPW6 genome contains these proteins:
- the galU gene encoding UTP--glucose-1-phosphate uridylyltransferase GalU, with protein MTQSPSRITKAVIPAAGLGTRFLPATKATPKEMLPVVDKPAIQYVVEEAVAAGLSDVLMITGRNKRPLEDHFDRNYELESALTRKGDAERLSKVQESSDLATMHYVRQGDPRGLGHAVLCAAPHVGDQPFAVLLGDDLIDPRDALLARMVEVQEREGGSVVALMEVDPAQIHLYGCAAADATVDGDVVRVTDLVEKPDPADAPSNLAVIGRYVLDPAVFGILRHTEPGRGGEIQLTDALQLLAADETIGGPVHGVVFKGRRYDTGDRSDYLRAIVRLACEREDLGPDFRTWLRKYVAEEM; from the coding sequence ATGACTCAGTCGCCCTCCAGGATCACCAAGGCTGTCATTCCGGCAGCGGGTCTCGGCACCCGGTTCCTGCCCGCCACGAAGGCCACTCCCAAGGAGATGCTGCCTGTCGTCGACAAGCCGGCCATCCAGTACGTCGTCGAGGAAGCCGTGGCAGCGGGCCTCTCCGACGTGCTGATGATCACCGGTCGCAACAAGCGTCCCCTGGAGGACCATTTCGACCGCAACTACGAACTGGAGTCCGCCCTCACCCGCAAGGGCGACGCCGAACGCCTGTCCAAGGTCCAGGAGTCCAGCGACCTGGCCACCATGCACTACGTGCGCCAGGGGGACCCCCGCGGGCTCGGGCACGCCGTGCTGTGCGCGGCCCCGCACGTGGGCGACCAGCCGTTCGCGGTGCTCCTCGGCGACGACCTCATCGACCCGCGCGACGCGCTGCTGGCCCGGATGGTCGAGGTCCAGGAGCGTGAGGGCGGCAGCGTCGTCGCGCTGATGGAGGTCGACCCCGCGCAGATCCACCTGTACGGCTGCGCCGCCGCGGACGCCACCGTCGACGGCGACGTCGTCCGCGTCACCGACCTGGTCGAGAAGCCCGACCCGGCCGACGCCCCCAGCAACCTCGCCGTCATCGGCCGGTACGTCCTGGACCCCGCGGTCTTCGGCATACTGCGACACACCGAGCCGGGCCGCGGCGGCGAGATCCAGCTCACCGACGCGCTCCAGCTGCTCGCCGCGGACGAGACGATCGGCGGCCCCGTGCACGGCGTCGTCTTCAAGGGCCGCCGCTACGACACCGGGGACCGCAGCGACTATCTGCGCGCCATTGTCAGACTGGCGTGCGAACGTGAGGACCTGGGGCCGGACTTCCGGACCTGGCTGCGCAAGTACGTCGCTGAGGAGATGTAG
- the glp gene encoding gephyrin-like molybdotransferase Glp codes for MSSTIWSVDEHLDDILASVRPLEPIELQLPDAQGCVLVKDVVVEVALPPFDNSSMDGYAVRVADVEGASEEFPAVLTVIGDVAAGSAGLADDQVVGPGQAARIMTGAPLPAGAEAVVPVEWTDGGTGGGPAEGMRAHADAPEGATGEVRVHRPVVAGAHVRERGSDVQPGEPALAAGSVVGPPQIGLLAAIGCSTVVVRPRPRVVVLSTGSELVQPGEGLTGGQIYDSNSFALTAAARDAGAIAYRVGAVTDDAETLRATIEDQLIRADIVVTTGGVSVGAYDVVKEALSSVGDADEPGGGVEFRKLAMQPGKPQGFGSIGPDHTPLLALPGNPVSAYVSFELFVRPAIRALMGLPDVHRPTVRAELRADKALTSPPARRQFLRARYDAEAGTVTPVGGSGSHLVAALARADALIVVPEDVTSVEPGTETDVVLLR; via the coding sequence GTGAGCAGCACGATCTGGTCGGTCGACGAGCATCTGGACGACATCCTCGCCTCGGTGCGGCCGCTGGAGCCCATCGAACTGCAACTGCCCGACGCCCAGGGCTGCGTCCTGGTCAAGGACGTCGTCGTCGAGGTGGCCCTGCCGCCCTTCGACAACAGCTCCATGGACGGGTACGCGGTCCGCGTCGCCGATGTCGAGGGCGCGAGCGAGGAGTTCCCCGCGGTCCTCACCGTCATCGGTGACGTCGCCGCGGGCAGCGCGGGGCTCGCCGACGACCAGGTCGTGGGACCGGGGCAGGCCGCCCGCATCATGACGGGCGCCCCGCTGCCCGCCGGTGCGGAGGCCGTGGTCCCGGTCGAGTGGACGGACGGCGGTACGGGCGGTGGCCCGGCCGAGGGGATGCGCGCCCACGCCGACGCGCCGGAGGGCGCCACCGGCGAGGTCAGGGTGCACCGGCCCGTCGTCGCGGGCGCCCATGTGCGCGAGCGCGGGAGCGACGTCCAGCCGGGCGAGCCGGCCCTGGCCGCCGGATCGGTCGTCGGCCCGCCGCAGATCGGGCTGCTCGCGGCGATCGGCTGCTCCACCGTCGTCGTACGGCCCCGCCCCCGCGTGGTCGTCCTGTCCACCGGCAGCGAGCTGGTCCAGCCCGGCGAGGGGCTGACGGGCGGCCAGATCTACGACTCCAACAGCTTCGCGCTGACCGCCGCGGCCCGGGACGCCGGCGCCATCGCCTACCGCGTCGGCGCGGTCACCGACGACGCCGAGACGCTGCGCGCGACCATCGAGGACCAGCTGATCCGCGCGGACATCGTCGTCACCACGGGCGGTGTCAGCGTCGGTGCGTACGACGTCGTCAAGGAGGCGCTGTCCTCCGTCGGCGACGCGGACGAGCCGGGCGGCGGGGTCGAGTTCCGCAAGCTCGCCATGCAGCCGGGCAAGCCCCAGGGCTTCGGCTCGATCGGCCCGGACCACACCCCGCTGCTGGCCCTGCCGGGCAACCCGGTCTCCGCCTACGTCTCCTTCGAGCTGTTCGTCCGCCCCGCCATCCGTGCCCTGATGGGCCTCCCCGACGTGCACCGCCCCACGGTTCGCGCCGAGCTGCGCGCCGACAAGGCGCTCACCTCGCCGCCCGCCCGCCGTCAGTTCCTGCGGGCCCGCTACGACGCGGAGGCGGGCACGGTCACCCCGGTCGGCGGCTCCGGCTCGCATCTGGTCGCCGCACTGGCCCGGGCCGACGCGCTGATCGTGGTGCCCGAGGACGTCACCTCGGTCGAGCCCGGCACGGAGACGGACGTGGTCCTGCTCCGCTGA
- the moaC gene encoding cyclic pyranopterin monophosphate synthase MoaC, with protein sequence MSTQNRLTHIDEAGAARMVDVSAKDVTTRVARASGRVLVAPRVIELLRGEGVPKGDALATARIAGIMGAKRTPDLIPLCHPLAVSGVKVDLSVADDAVEITATVKTTDRTGVEMEALTAVSVAALTVVDMIKAVDKSAVITDVRVEAKSGGKSGDYRRTTPAVPTGPDA encoded by the coding sequence TTGAGTACGCAGAACAGGCTGACGCACATCGACGAGGCGGGCGCGGCCCGCATGGTCGACGTGTCGGCGAAGGACGTCACCACCCGCGTCGCCCGCGCATCCGGCCGGGTGCTCGTCGCGCCGCGCGTGATCGAGCTGCTGCGCGGCGAGGGAGTGCCCAAGGGCGACGCCCTCGCCACCGCGCGGATCGCCGGGATCATGGGGGCCAAGCGCACCCCGGACCTGATCCCGCTCTGCCACCCGCTGGCCGTCTCCGGTGTGAAGGTCGACCTGAGCGTGGCCGACGACGCGGTGGAGATCACGGCCACCGTGAAGACGACGGACCGCACGGGCGTCGAGATGGAGGCCCTGACGGCGGTGTCGGTGGCGGCCCTGACGGTCGTCGACATGATCAAGGCGGTCGACAAGAGCGCGGTCATCACCGACGTACGGGTCGAGGCGAAGTCCGGCGGCAAGTCCGGCGACTACCGGCGCACCACGCCCGCGGTACCGACGGGACCGGACGCGTGA
- a CDS encoding molybdenum cofactor biosynthesis protein B, with amino-acid sequence MTPPEPAGAAHEQRGPEPAGAAPGGPAPYRALVVTASNRASAGVYADKGGPLIAEALTGLGFTVEGPQVVPDGDPVEAALRAGVAAGYDVIVTTGGTGISPTDATPEATRRVLDHEIPGIPEAIRAEGLAKVPTAALSRGLAGVAARTLIVNLPGSTGGVKDGLAVLGRLLVHAVDQLRGGDHPRPGSPS; translated from the coding sequence GTGACGCCGCCCGAGCCCGCCGGAGCCGCCCACGAGCAGCGGGGGCCGGAGCCCGCCGGAGCCGCGCCGGGCGGCCCCGCCCCCTACCGCGCCCTCGTCGTCACCGCCTCCAACCGGGCCTCCGCCGGGGTGTACGCGGACAAGGGCGGCCCTCTGATCGCCGAGGCGCTGACCGGCCTCGGCTTCACGGTCGAAGGCCCGCAGGTCGTCCCCGACGGCGATCCGGTCGAGGCGGCCCTGCGTGCGGGCGTCGCCGCCGGGTACGACGTGATCGTCACCACCGGCGGTACGGGCATCTCGCCCACCGACGCCACCCCCGAGGCCACCCGCCGGGTGCTCGACCACGAGATTCCCGGCATCCCGGAGGCGATCCGAGCCGAGGGCCTCGCCAAGGTCCCCACCGCCGCCCTCTCCCGGGGTCTCGCGGGCGTCGCGGCCCGCACTCTGATCGTCAACCTCCCCGGCTCCACCGGAGGGGTGAAGGACGGGCTGGCCGTCCTCGGCCGGCTGCTGGTGCACGCCGTCGACCAGCTTCGCGGCGGCGACCACCCCCGACCGGGGAGCCCGAGCTGA
- a CDS encoding GNAT family protein — MTLTDGEIVLRPMKMRDQRVWREVNRRNRDWLRPWEATVPPPAPGGPVAQRPTYRQMVRHLRSEANAGRMLPFAIEYEGRLVGQLTVAGITWGSMCSGHIGYWVDRSVAGRGVMPTAVALAVDHCFRTVGLHRIEVCIRPENAPSRRVVEKLGFRSEGVRPRYLHIDGAWRDHLIFALTAEEVPEGMIRRWRRSRPVTPEGPGPTG; from the coding sequence GTGACGCTGACCGACGGCGAGATCGTCCTGCGTCCGATGAAGATGCGCGACCAGCGGGTCTGGCGCGAGGTCAACCGGCGCAACCGCGACTGGCTGCGCCCCTGGGAGGCCACCGTCCCGCCACCCGCCCCCGGCGGCCCGGTCGCGCAGCGCCCCACCTACCGGCAGATGGTCCGCCACCTGCGCTCCGAGGCGAACGCGGGGCGGATGCTGCCGTTCGCCATCGAGTACGAGGGCCGGCTGGTCGGCCAGCTCACGGTCGCGGGCATCACCTGGGGCTCGATGTGTTCCGGTCATATCGGCTACTGGGTGGACCGGAGCGTCGCGGGGCGGGGCGTCATGCCGACGGCGGTGGCGCTCGCGGTGGACCACTGCTTCCGCACGGTGGGCCTGCACCGGATCGAGGTCTGTATTCGCCCGGAGAACGCTCCCAGCCGCAGGGTGGTGGAGAAACTCGGATTCCGCTCGGAAGGCGTGCGCCCGCGCTATCTCCACATCGACGGCGCCTGGCGCGATCACCTGATCTTCGCCCTCACCGCCGAGGAAGTGCCCGAGGGGATGATCCGGCGCTGGCGCCGGTCGCGGCCCGTGACGCCGGAAGGCCCCGGACCGACCGGGTAA
- the glpR gene encoding gephyrin-like molybdotransferase receptor GlpR, producing the protein MSSSGLIYAVIVGAWAAYLVPMWLRRQDELNEARPTERFSTAIRLLSGRAAMERRYAKELRERTAEEAGPEVDPDRETDRMESVDVRAFAAPPAHTEARLGDPAHAPERTPGHHASDRAAHDRRPAPQPPDRRHPDRPAHERRSGERPAEKVPPARRRPRSGAADAERARRAQRSQVLARRRRTTIVLFLAFTLGAIVAAVGGLGFLWAPAVPAVLLSTYIVHLRAQERRRFAFTMDRRRAEDAAQRLRENRPRRNQPAASDPAEPDDDSEPHRAEPEPTPTVSPQEAGRRALVEQTDHAEWVDQQRERGRAQGDSWEPVPVPLPTYVTAPVAPRATGGVEVGDPETWSAARSSTAEPTQTGTSHPTAPAVDPAPRQRTNQSRRNRDRGRTPLFDQYDDEGRPRAANE; encoded by the coding sequence GTGAGCAGCAGCGGCCTCATCTACGCAGTCATCGTCGGGGCCTGGGCCGCCTACTTGGTGCCGATGTGGCTCCGCAGGCAGGACGAGCTCAATGAAGCACGTCCGACGGAACGCTTCAGCACCGCCATCCGGCTGCTGTCCGGCCGGGCGGCGATGGAGCGCCGTTACGCCAAGGAGCTGCGGGAGCGCACCGCCGAGGAGGCGGGGCCCGAGGTCGACCCGGACCGGGAAACGGACCGTATGGAGTCCGTGGACGTCCGGGCCTTTGCCGCGCCTCCGGCGCACACGGAAGCCCGGCTTGGCGACCCGGCGCACGCGCCTGAGCGCACCCCGGGGCACCATGCGTCCGACCGTGCGGCGCACGACCGCCGCCCGGCGCCTCAGCCTCCGGACCGCCGGCACCCGGACCGCCCGGCGCACGAGCGCCGGTCCGGCGAGCGCCCGGCGGAGAAGGTGCCCCCCGCCCGGCGGCGCCCGCGCTCCGGTGCGGCCGACGCCGAACGGGCCCGGCGCGCCCAGCGCTCCCAGGTCCTGGCGCGGCGCAGGCGGACCACCATCGTCCTCTTCCTGGCCTTCACGCTCGGCGCGATCGTCGCGGCGGTCGGCGGCCTCGGCTTCCTCTGGGCCCCCGCGGTGCCGGCCGTGCTGCTGAGCACGTACATCGTCCATCTGCGGGCCCAGGAGCGCAGGCGGTTCGCCTTCACGATGGACCGCCGCCGGGCCGAGGACGCGGCACAGCGGCTGCGGGAGAACCGCCCGCGCCGGAACCAGCCCGCGGCCTCCGATCCGGCCGAGCCGGACGACGACTCCGAACCGCACCGCGCCGAGCCGGAACCCACCCCGACGGTCTCCCCCCAGGAGGCCGGCCGCCGCGCGCTGGTCGAGCAGACGGACCACGCGGAGTGGGTGGACCAGCAGCGCGAACGCGGCCGCGCCCAGGGCGACAGCTGGGAGCCCGTTCCCGTACCGCTGCCCACCTATGTCACCGCGCCCGTCGCCCCCCGGGCCACGGGCGGTGTGGAGGTCGGCGACCCGGAGACCTGGAGCGCGGCCCGCTCCAGCACCGCCGAGCCCACCCAGACGGGCACGTCGCACCCGACGGCCCCCGCGGTCGACCCGGCCCCGCGCCAGCGCACGAACCAGTCCCGCCGCAACCGCGACCGGGGCCGGACCCCGCTCTTCGACCAGTACGACGACGAGGGCCGGCCGCGCGCGGCCAATGAGTGA
- a CDS encoding alpha/beta hydrolase encodes MPSVAVSSDVSIAYESFGDPGDPPVLLVMGFGAQMLAWHEDFCRALADRGRYVIRYDNRDCGLSTKFDEHPVDMGRFIAAVSSGDIPAALAMVPYRLRDMADDGLGLLTALGIERAHVVGASMGGMIAQTMALSFPERVLTLTSMMSSTGESAYGQSSPEAQAVLFAPKPADRAGYVAAAEKELAWASQRYGDAAALRELAAASYDRAYYPAGIGRQLGAMVLSGSRADALRELRVPTLVIHGLDDTLIDPSGGRRTAELVPGAELLLVPDMGHDRPRELWPDLIDAVVSHTA; translated from the coding sequence ATGCCGAGTGTCGCCGTGTCTTCCGATGTGTCCATCGCGTACGAGAGCTTCGGCGACCCCGGGGATCCGCCCGTCCTGCTCGTGATGGGTTTCGGTGCGCAGATGCTTGCCTGGCACGAGGACTTCTGCCGGGCGCTGGCGGACCGCGGCCGATATGTGATCCGCTACGACAACCGCGACTGCGGACTGTCCACGAAGTTCGACGAACACCCAGTCGACATGGGCAGGTTCATCGCCGCCGTCAGCTCGGGTGACATTCCCGCCGCGCTCGCGATGGTTCCCTATCGGCTTCGCGACATGGCTGATGACGGACTGGGTCTGCTCACCGCGCTCGGCATCGAACGCGCCCACGTCGTCGGGGCCTCGATGGGCGGGATGATCGCCCAGACGATGGCCCTCTCCTTCCCGGAACGGGTGCTGACCCTGACGTCGATGATGTCCTCGACCGGCGAGAGCGCATACGGCCAGTCCAGCCCGGAGGCCCAGGCGGTGCTGTTCGCCCCGAAGCCGGCGGACCGCGCGGGGTACGTCGCGGCGGCGGAGAAGGAGCTGGCGTGGGCTTCCCAACGCTACGGCGACGCGGCGGCGTTGCGCGAGCTGGCCGCCGCGAGCTACGACCGCGCGTACTACCCCGCGGGGATCGGACGGCAACTCGGCGCAATGGTCCTCAGCGGTTCACGCGCGGACGCGCTCCGTGAACTGCGGGTGCCCACACTGGTGATCCACGGCCTGGACGACACACTGATCGACCCCAGTGGCGGAAGGCGCACCGCGGAGCTCGTGCCCGGTGCGGAACTTCTCCTGGTCCCCGACATGGGCCACGACCGCCCCCGGGAGCTGTGGCCGGACCTCATCGACGCCGTGGTGTCCCACACCGCCTGA
- a CDS encoding S1 family peptidase yields the protein MKHGKKNARRYIVAASIGALLSAGVATGAYAGTVGEPSAPAAAPAYQPEMVKALAATLGVSEKAAVERLDREAEQQDRFAQLRKDRVDTLGAFFAKDGSLVVNAADAEAAKNVRAAGLKVRVPERGESELDRIKAQLDAKALKSAPAGVSAWSVDLASDTVTVEVNGATDAATRGFLKAAQSNGDAVRVVKGQEKLETQAVVPPGSRMTFNGYLCSVGYGAQDRNGRQVLVTAGHCIEDLPELAYNGTRFAKGTHTRFALGTRSVDMGIAAVDAGNSIGLDITTYGKAGTVPVRGSKRAPSGAALCKSGQTTGWTCGKVGSYNVSVTYSDQNGGPDTVVTGLASSSVCTQGGDSGGAYVSGDQAQGMTSGGPIGQRCTGRVNSRGSSYFQPLDDALAYYGLTLNTK from the coding sequence GTGAAGCACGGAAAGAAGAACGCGCGCAGATACATCGTGGCCGCCTCGATCGGCGCCCTCCTGTCGGCCGGAGTCGCCACAGGGGCCTACGCCGGTACGGTGGGTGAGCCCTCGGCCCCCGCGGCGGCGCCGGCGTACCAGCCGGAGATGGTCAAGGCGCTCGCCGCGACCCTGGGCGTCAGCGAGAAGGCCGCCGTCGAGCGGCTGGACCGTGAGGCCGAGCAGCAGGACCGGTTCGCGCAGCTGCGGAAGGACCGGGTCGACACGCTCGGGGCCTTCTTCGCCAAGGACGGTTCGCTGGTCGTCAACGCCGCCGACGCCGAGGCGGCGAAGAACGTCCGGGCCGCGGGTCTGAAGGTCCGGGTGCCCGAGCGCGGCGAGAGCGAACTCGACCGCATCAAGGCGCAGCTCGACGCCAAGGCGCTCAAGAGCGCCCCGGCCGGCGTCTCCGCCTGGTCCGTCGACCTCGCGTCGGACACCGTGACCGTCGAGGTCAACGGCGCCACGGACGCCGCCACCCGCGGCTTCCTCAAGGCCGCGCAGAGCAACGGCGACGCCGTGCGCGTGGTCAAGGGGCAGGAGAAGCTGGAGACCCAGGCCGTCGTTCCGCCCGGCAGCCGGATGACCTTCAACGGCTACCTCTGCTCCGTCGGGTACGGCGCCCAGGACCGCAACGGCCGGCAGGTGCTCGTGACCGCCGGGCACTGCATCGAGGATCTGCCCGAACTGGCTTACAACGGGACCCGTTTCGCCAAGGGCACCCACACCCGGTTCGCGCTCGGCACCCGCAGTGTCGACATGGGCATCGCGGCCGTCGACGCCGGCAACTCCATCGGCCTCGACATCACCACGTACGGCAAGGCGGGCACCGTCCCGGTCCGGGGCAGCAAGCGGGCCCCCTCCGGTGCGGCGCTGTGCAAGTCGGGCCAGACCACCGGCTGGACCTGCGGCAAGGTCGGCTCGTACAACGTCAGCGTCACCTACAGCGACCAGAACGGCGGGCCCGACACCGTCGTGACCGGTCTCGCCAGCTCCTCCGTCTGCACCCAGGGCGGCGACAGCGGCGGGGCGTACGTCTCCGGGGACCAGGCCCAGGGCATGACCTCCGGCGGACCGATCGGCCAGCGGTGCACCGGCCGGGTCAACTCGCGCGGCTCGTCGTACTTCCAGCCGCTCGACGACGCCCTCGCCTACTACGGGCTGACGCTCAACACCAAGTAG
- a CDS encoding XRE family transcriptional regulator has protein sequence MSSDTDTDEAQATGPGSTGARTTAPRTTGARTAAPGSTGAQATDPRATGPRATAPRPLPAQHTEAHATAARTGEAITTSALHAAATGADTFPGVLREALNRRGLSLERVSERLRVRGITISQATLSSWQRGRSQPERARSLRAVDVLEEILELPAGSLRSLLGPRRPRGRTTPPDAEGAALQILGEDSVVEKALGARFRHFNQETSSLMVHDIVRVGESGTLSGISTTNVLRAKRAGADRAVFVLSFDDEAAEPVDIRVTCGRLAEATYLKGLKSLVMEIRFGRELAKLDTTVVSYAVEVSPSETPATHYERWSRTNLHEYLQQVFFHPGALPVDCHRYVREKVGAPPRGRRRIPLSEAHDVHVLTSRCKPGVHGVAWEYGADGPGGTGGPGGTARPGGPDGPGGPDGPGGPDGPGTWRTGDRPG, from the coding sequence ATGTCGAGCGACACGGACACCGACGAGGCGCAGGCCACCGGTCCGGGCTCCACCGGAGCGCGGACCACGGCCCCTCGCACCACCGGAGCGCGGACCGCGGCCCCGGGCTCCACCGGTGCGCAGGCCACGGATCCGCGGGCCACGGGCCCCCGGGCCACCGCACCGCGCCCGCTTCCGGCGCAGCACACCGAGGCGCACGCCACCGCGGCGCGGACGGGCGAGGCCATCACCACCTCGGCCCTGCACGCGGCGGCGACCGGCGCGGACACCTTCCCCGGGGTCCTGCGGGAGGCGCTGAACCGCCGCGGGCTCTCCCTGGAGCGGGTGAGCGAACGGCTCAGGGTGCGCGGCATCACCATCAGCCAGGCCACCCTGAGCAGCTGGCAGCGCGGCCGCAGCCAGCCCGAACGGGCGCGTTCCCTCCGGGCCGTGGACGTGCTGGAGGAGATCCTGGAGCTGCCCGCCGGGTCCCTGCGTTCGCTGCTCGGCCCGCGCCGCCCGCGCGGCCGGACCACTCCGCCCGACGCGGAAGGGGCGGCGCTCCAGATCCTCGGCGAGGACTCGGTGGTGGAGAAGGCGCTCGGCGCGCGCTTCCGCCACTTCAACCAGGAGACCAGTTCGCTGATGGTCCACGACATCGTCAGGGTCGGCGAGAGCGGCACGCTGAGCGGGATCTCCACCACGAACGTCCTGCGGGCCAAGCGGGCCGGGGCCGACCGGGCGGTCTTCGTCCTCAGCTTCGACGACGAGGCGGCCGAACCCGTCGACATCAGGGTCACCTGCGGCCGCCTGGCGGAGGCCACGTACCTGAAGGGGCTCAAGTCCCTGGTGATGGAGATCCGCTTCGGCCGGGAACTGGCCAAGCTGGACACCACGGTGGTGAGTTACGCCGTCGAGGTGAGCCCCTCGGAGACCCCGGCCACGCACTACGAACGCTGGTCGCGGACGAACCTCCACGAATACCTCCAGCAGGTCTTCTTCCACCCCGGCGCCCTGCCGGTGGACTGCCACCGCTACGTCCGGGAGAAGGTCGGCGCCCCACCGCGCGGCCGCCGTCGCATTCCGCTGAGCGAGGCGCACGACGTCCATGTGCTCACCTCCCGGTGCAAACCCGGCGTCCACGGGGTGGCGTGGGAGTACGGAGCGGACGGCCCGGGTGGTACAGGCGGTCCGGGCGGGACGGCCCGTCCAGGCGGTCCGGACGGCCCAGGCGGTCCGGACGGCCCAGGCGGTCCGGACGGTCCGGGAACGTGGAGAACGGGAGACCGCCCAGGATGA
- a CDS encoding sigma-70 family RNA polymerase sigma factor: MDGVDSTALVIAARNGDRAAGERLAAQYLPLVYNVVGRALNGHPDVDDVVQETMLRALSGLPALRDPARFRSWLVAIAMNQVRSRWSHLGHRPAPLEETNDPADPAADFVDLTILRLELSGQRRETAEATRWLDDAERDVLSLWWLETTGDLTRSELAEALGLSPQHAAVRVQRVKNQLDVGRTVVRALAADPRCPALADLLGDWDGTATPLWRKRIARHVRGCASCSAGSTGLVPAEGLLSGLALVVPLYDSGQQVAAAVASSAAPATAAASPGAAHAAPAAFSAGKAAGLIAGAAAVTALAVLIWPSTPAQPEARGGGVTHSPAPAPPAVTASASAGPSPSPSAVPSTPAPSPTPATRPSAVPPSPSASPAPKPSPRPDTRVVTRVNTLRAANGCPELETDPRLTEVAQRHSEDMAARNYFGHTDSSGRGAGDRVGATGYAWSAVGETIATGMSDPAAVVEEWRNSPGRDDDIFNCAFVHVGVGLADSPRGPYWTQVLATPR; this comes from the coding sequence GTGGACGGCGTGGACAGCACCGCTCTGGTCATCGCGGCGAGGAACGGCGACCGGGCCGCCGGGGAGCGGCTGGCCGCCCAGTACCTCCCGCTGGTCTACAACGTCGTCGGCCGCGCCCTCAACGGCCACCCCGACGTGGACGACGTGGTGCAGGAGACCATGCTCCGGGCGCTCTCCGGTCTGCCCGCCCTGCGCGATCCGGCCCGCTTCCGCTCCTGGCTCGTCGCCATCGCCATGAACCAGGTCCGCAGCCGCTGGTCCCACCTCGGCCACCGCCCCGCCCCGCTGGAGGAGACCAACGACCCGGCCGACCCCGCCGCCGACTTCGTCGATCTGACGATCCTGCGCCTGGAACTCTCCGGGCAGCGGCGCGAGACCGCCGAGGCGACCCGCTGGCTGGACGACGCCGAGCGCGACGTGCTGTCCCTGTGGTGGCTGGAGACGACCGGCGACCTCACCCGGTCCGAGCTGGCCGAGGCGCTCGGCCTCTCCCCGCAGCACGCCGCCGTCCGCGTCCAGCGGGTGAAGAACCAGCTCGATGTCGGCCGTACGGTCGTCCGGGCCCTGGCCGCCGACCCCCGCTGCCCGGCCCTGGCGGACCTGCTCGGCGACTGGGACGGCACGGCGACGCCGCTGTGGCGCAAGCGGATCGCCCGCCATGTCCGGGGCTGCGCCTCCTGCTCCGCCGGGAGTACGGGACTGGTTCCGGCGGAGGGCCTGCTCTCCGGGCTCGCGCTCGTGGTGCCGCTCTACGACAGCGGGCAGCAGGTGGCGGCGGCCGTCGCCTCATCGGCCGCCCCGGCCACCGCCGCCGCGTCCCCGGGCGCGGCCCACGCCGCCCCGGCCGCCTTCTCGGCCGGGAAGGCGGCCGGGCTGATAGCCGGGGCGGCCGCCGTGACCGCCCTCGCCGTACTGATCTGGCCCTCCACCCCGGCCCAGCCCGAGGCCCGGGGTGGCGGTGTCACCCACAGCCCCGCGCCCGCGCCCCCGGCCGTGACCGCCTCCGCCTCCGCCGGGCCGAGCCCCAGCCCCTCCGCGGTCCCGTCCACGCCCGCCCCGAGCCCGACCCCCGCCACCCGGCCGTCGGCCGTCCCCCCGTCACCTTCCGCCTCCCCCGCGCCGAAGCCGTCTCCCCGCCCGGACACCCGCGTGGTCACCCGGGTCAACACCCTGCGCGCCGCGAACGGCTGCCCGGAGCTGGAGACCGATCCCCGGCTCACCGAGGTCGCCCAGCGGCACTCCGAGGACATGGCCGCGCGGAACTACTTCGGCCACACCGACTCCTCGGGCCGGGGCGCGGGCGACCGGGTCGGCGCCACCGGCTACGCCTGGTCGGCCGTCGGGGAGACCATCGCGACCGGCATGAGCGATCCGGCGGCGGTCGTCGAGGAGTGGCGCAACAGCCCCGGCCGCGACGACGACATCTTCAACTGCGCCTTCGTCCACGTGGGCGTGGGCCTCGCCGACTCCCCGCGCGGCCCCTACTGGACCCAGGTGCTGGCCACCCCGAGGTGA
- a CDS encoding GNAT family N-acetyltransferase, producing the protein MDNSVQLRDVVPEDLEAFLAYEHDPEAVRRSRFVPRERDAFMAHWRTRVLGDPANFVQTVVVDGETAGSIVAWWEGDRRFIGYWLGRAYWGRGIGTRALTAFLERETARPLYADPAAGNTGSVRLLEKCGFTAAGTVRHGEEEHVLLVLGGGA; encoded by the coding sequence ATGGACAACAGCGTGCAGCTCAGAGACGTCGTGCCCGAGGACCTGGAGGCCTTCCTCGCGTACGAGCACGATCCGGAGGCCGTCCGGCGGTCGCGGTTCGTTCCCCGGGAGCGGGACGCGTTCATGGCGCACTGGAGGACGCGGGTGCTGGGGGATCCCGCCAACTTCGTGCAGACGGTCGTCGTGGACGGGGAGACCGCGGGGAGCATCGTCGCCTGGTGGGAGGGGGACCGGCGCTTCATCGGCTACTGGCTGGGCCGTGCGTACTGGGGCCGGGGCATCGGTACGCGGGCGCTGACCGCGTTCCTGGAGCGGGAGACGGCCCGCCCGCTGTACGCGGACCCGGCGGCCGGCAACACCGGGTCGGTGCGCCTGCTGGAGAAGTGCGGGTTCACGGCGGCCGGCACGGTGCGGCACGGCGAGGAGGAGCATGTGCTCCTGGTGCTCGGCGGGGGTGCGTGA